DNA from Gephyromycinifex aptenodytis:
AGGTCGCCGGCGCGTCGCCACCCATCCCGGGCATGCCCATCTGCTCCACCGGATTCATGGGATCGGCGGCGGGGGCGTTAGCGGCGGTCTCGTCCTCTTCGACCTTGGGTGAGTCACAGGGGACGGGTGCTGTACTGGTGGGCAGTTCGGCGCTGGCCGCGACGTCACGGTCCAGGAGCTGCAGGTGTTGCTGCGGGGTGAGCGCTGCGGTGCTGGAGTACGTACCGGGGGACAACGTGGCGACGTTGGCACCGACCTCCACGGTCTGCCCGTTGACAGCGCTCAGCGCGCGCACCGTGCCCGAGCGCGGGGCGTACAGCGTGTGATACGTGAACTCCGGCTTGGGTTGTACCGGCGCGGCGGGGGCGGCGGCCGGATCGGAACCGGCCGGTTCAGCCGGGGGAGCGAGCATCGATTCTTTGGGGGCGCGCACCTGCAGAATCGGGTCGCCCTTACTGATGGTGTCGCCGTTTGCCACCCAGATCTTGTTGACCTCACCCGCATGGGTGGCCGCCACCGTGGCTCCGGGGTCGGCTTGAACGGTGGCGGGCAACTCCAGCGTGGAGGTGATGTCGCCCTTGGCGACCGCCACCGCGGCGAACTCGTCGAAGTCGGCGCTCGGCGCTGCGCCGTCGTTTCCCCCAGCTTCGCTCGTCGGGCCGAAGAAGGCCATCTTGGCCAGCGACGCCGCGATCACCGCGACCAGGACCATCCAGACGATGGGAAACACGTAGCGACGTATGGCGTCCACCCGAACCTCAGTTCCTCGTGATGACAACCCAGGCGGAACTCGCCCGGCAGACACGCGCAGCGGCGACCGCGCCGCACCCGGGGGACGGCGCGCCAGTTAGCGACTCCGCAGCAAGTCTGCCGTCGATTGCTTTGCGGCACATGCCCCGACAGGGTGATTTTCGGAGCAACTTCGTGCGACTTCAGGATGATGCCCGGGTCGTTCGCCGGAGACGCCGTGCAGAAGGTCCACCTTCGAGCTGCCAGGGCCGGCCGCGGCATGGAACAGGCCGGGACCGCAGGGGCCCCGGCCTGTTCCGGGTATGCATTGCGGGCCGTCGTCTCAGGTGCCGTGACGACAGGTCCCGATCATGCCGCTCAGATTTCGACGCGCGCGATTCCCGAGCGGAAGAACTTCGGGTAGCGGACCCGCATCAGCAGCATCGTCGCCACGCCGAGCGCCATCACCGCGACACCGAGAACGAACACCAGGCCCAGCCCGAACAGGGACGAGCCGGAGCCGTAGTTCGGGTCCATGCTGTCGATCGAGGTCGTCACGAAGAACATCAGCAGCAACACCCCGCCCAGCAACGGGCAGATGAGCTGGGTGCAGGCGTGCCGCCAGGACTGAAACGATGTCCGGCGGAAGTACCAGACGCAGGCCAGCGCGGTGACTCCGTAGTAGAAGCAGACCATCATGCCGAGCGCTGTGATGGTGTCCCAGAGCACGGCCTCGCTGATCGCCCGCATGATCGCGTAGAAGCCGAAGGAGATCCCCGCCGAGACGAAAGTGGCGTAGGCGGGGGATTGGAACCGAGGACTGATGCTCGCGAAGCGCGCAGGCAGCGCGCCGTAGTACCCCATCGCCAGCAAGGTGCGGGCGGGGGAGACGAACGTGGACTGCAGCGATGCCGTCGAACTGGCCAGAACCGCCAGCGACATGAAGATCGCCGCCGGGCCCATGACCGGACCGGCCAAGGTTGCCAGGATGTTCTCCTGGATGCTTTCGTTGCCCAAGCCCAACTCGCCGCTACCGGTACCGGCGAACGCCAACGTTGCGGTGGCCACGATGAGATACAGCACGACGATGACGCCGATCGTCCCGGTGGCAGCTCGCCCGGGAGTCACCGTGGCCTCCGTCGACTCTTCGCTCATCGTCAGGACGACATCCCAACCCCAATAGATGAAGACCGACAGCGAGACTCCGGCCGCGAAGGCCGACATCGAGGGCACTCCCAGCGGGTTGAACCACTCCAGAGACGGCACGTGGGCATCGAAGGCGGTGCCGTTGCGCACGTGCGACAGCGCGCTGATAGCGAACCAGAGCAGCACGACGACCTGGAACGTGACGAGCCCGTACTGCAGCGACTTCGTGGCCTCGATACCGCGATAGGAGATGTAGCAAGCGGCGGCCATGAACACGAAGCAGGTGCCGATGTTGACCGGCACGTTACGGGCCAGCTCGGCCAGTTCGGGGCGGCCGCTGAGCTGGGCCAGCGCCAGGTAGAAGAAGTCGACGGCGATTCCCGCCAGGTTCGACAGCACCAGCACAGTGGCGGCCAGTAGACCCCAACCGCCCATCCAGCCGACCCACGGACCGAAGGCGCGCGTCGCCCACGTGAACGTGGTACCGCTGTCCGGCATGGCCTTGTTCAGCTCGCGGTACCCGATCGCCACCAGCAGCATCGGGATGAACCCGACGAGCAGGATGGCCGGCATGTGATCGCCGACGACCGAGGCCGTCGGACCGAGCGCCCCGCTGAGGGTGTAGGCCGGGGCGATGCAGGAGATGCCGATGAAGACCGCCGCGACAAGGCCGACGCTGTTGCCGGAGAGCCCCTTGCTCGTGGTGTTGTCCTCAGACTCGGTGCTCACGTGGGCGGCTGTGCTCATAGGGTCGCCTCATGCCCGGGGTAGGAGAGGCGCTCGCCGCGGGGGATGACCACGACCGGGACCTGCAGTTCGCGCAACATCCGGCTCGCGGTCGAACCCAGGAAGATCCTGCGGTGCTCTGCCATCCGGCTGGAGCCCACGAGCAGGATCGCGTTGTCCTTCCAGGAGGCGCTGCGCACCGCTGCCGGGACGTCGGATCCCGAGGCGATGTCGATCTCGACCGAGGGGGGCTGGCCGTATTGCGCCACAGCGCGTTCCAGCAGCGTGCGGATCGTGTCCTGGGTGGCTTCCCGCTCAGCGGCTGCGGCCTCGGGATCTGCCTGGGCGCTGGTGTCGACGAGGGTGAGCAGGCGCACCGGCAGCGAACGTCGCACGGCGACCTCCACCGCTTCGCTGACCACCTGCTGGGCACCCTCCCTGGTTCCGACTGCGACATCGATGTGGCCGATGGGACCTGCAGCGGTGTAACCCCGAGGAGCTAGGGCAACCGGGACGCTGGAGGAGTGCACCAGGGTCGTTCCGACCGTGCCCAAGGCGTGCTTACGGATGCGGCTGGCGCTGCTGCCGCCGACGATGATCAGCCCACATCCCAACGCCTGGGCGGCGTCTTCGATACCGGCAGCGACGGAAGCCGCGAACCGCACCTGGGTTCGGGTGGTGATCTCCTTCGGAACCTCGGCGGCGGCCTCCTGCAGCCATTCCGTCATCTGCTTGGCCAGGATGACCTCGGTGTGGCCCACCGGTGGGTAAGCGGGTGCATACGGGTCGTGGCGGCGCACGATGGTTACCAGTTCCAGTTCGGCACCGAACGCCTGCGCGAGGGCGATCCCCAAACGCAGGGCGTCCCGGCCGCGGTCGTGAGCGGTGTAGGCGACGAGGTATTTCATGAGGAAGCTCCGTCCGAGTCGAGGATGGCCTGCGCGGTGCGCCGACCCATCCGGATTGCGCCGTCGACGTGCTGGTAGCCCTCGGCTGCCAGGTCCGAGGAGGCGAAGTACATCGGCCCGACAGGTTTGCGCATGTCAGCGCCGTAGCGGTGCAGTCCGCCGAGGTCGAAACTCGTGGCGTACGCGCCGCGGGTCCATTCTTCGCTTCCCCAGTCCGATTCGTAGTAGACCACCGGATTCAATGCTTCGGGGCCGAGATAGGCCGCGATAGAGGACAAGATCGCTTCGCGGCGCTGCTGGGCGTCCATGCTGAACGCCTCGTCGGCGCGTTCGTCTGGCACGAAGGCGACCAGGGTGCCGCGCTCGTCCTCGTGGTTGCTGTTGTCGTACACCTCCTGCACGAGTTGGGTGCAGCCGAAGCCGGTCCCGGACAGTCCTGCCTCGCGCCAGAACGGACGCTCGTAGACCGCATGCACCTTGATGACCAGACCGAACGACTGATGCTGATGCATCTGGTGCTGGCGGCGCGGCAACGGCGGCTCGTAGGAGATGCGCGAGTACAGGTTCGGTGGGATGGCCAGGATGACGTGGCGGGCCTGCACACTCACCGGGCCGTCCGGGCCGTCGGCTACGACCTCGACCCGAGCCGGCGAGTCCTGCCCGTCGCCGCTGTCGCCTTCACGCCAGCTCACAGTCCGCACGGGGTGACTGAGCAACACCTCATCCCCGAGTCGCTGCGCCAGTCGTTCGCTGACCTGCTGCATGCCGCCGACGACGCGGCGGTCCAGGATGAAGTCCTCATCGACAAGGTGGGAGAACGAACCCGCCGAGGCTGCCATGAGCACGGCCTGCAACGCCGAGAAGGCGTGTGCGGGTTTGGTCAACATGCCGCCGGCGATGAAGAAGCCGATGTTGCGGCAGGCTTCCTCATCCTCGCAGCGCGAGCGCAGCCAGTCGGCGAAGGAGACGGTGTCCAGCTCGCGAGCGCGCGGGTGCGCCCACGGCTCCTCGGGGCCGATTTGGGCGGCGAGTTCATCGAGCTCGGCGATCAGGGTGTTCATCGCCTCCACCGTGGCGGGGCTGCAGGGGAAGTCCTCGCCGCTGAAGCGCGTCGCGGTGCCGTTGGGGTCGATGTATACCGACTCGCCCTCGCGGTAGCGGGTGAATGTGGACAACCCGAGCTCGTCGATGAGTTGCAACAACTCGGTCTGGTCGGGGGAGACCCACTGCCCGCCGATTTCGAGCATGGCGCCATCGATGTGAGAGGTCCAGGTCCGTCCGCCGACCCGATCGCGTGCCTCCAGCACGACGACGCTGCGGCCGGCTTCCCGCAGCCGGTTCGCGGCGCTGAGACCGCACGCTCCGGCTCCGACGATGACGGTGTCACGGTGAAGGGTGTTCATGGTGCTCCTTGAGGGTTGTACGTCGCGTTCTTGCACAGAACGCGAC
Protein-coding regions in this window:
- a CDS encoding universal stress protein, which encodes MKYLVAYTAHDRGRDALRLGIALAQAFGAELELVTIVRRHDPYAPAYPPVGHTEVILAKQMTEWLQEAAAEVPKEITTRTQVRFAASVAAGIEDAAQALGCGLIIVGGSSASRIRKHALGTVGTTLVHSSSVPVALAPRGYTAAGPIGHIDVAVGTREGAQQVVSEAVEVAVRRSLPVRLLTLVDTSAQADPEAAAAEREATQDTIRTLLERAVAQYGQPPSVEIDIASGSDVPAAVRSASWKDNAILLVGSSRMAEHRRIFLGSTASRMLRELQVPVVVIPRGERLSYPGHEATL
- a CDS encoding flavin monoamine oxidase family protein — its product is MNTLHRDTVIVGAGACGLSAANRLREAGRSVVVLEARDRVGGRTWTSHIDGAMLEIGGQWVSPDQTELLQLIDELGLSTFTRYREGESVYIDPNGTATRFSGEDFPCSPATVEAMNTLIAELDELAAQIGPEEPWAHPRARELDTVSFADWLRSRCEDEEACRNIGFFIAGGMLTKPAHAFSALQAVLMAASAGSFSHLVDEDFILDRRVVGGMQQVSERLAQRLGDEVLLSHPVRTVSWREGDSGDGQDSPARVEVVADGPDGPVSVQARHVILAIPPNLYSRISYEPPLPRRQHQMHQHQSFGLVIKVHAVYERPFWREAGLSGTGFGCTQLVQEVYDNSNHEDERGTLVAFVPDERADEAFSMDAQQRREAILSSIAAYLGPEALNPVVYYESDWGSEEWTRGAYATSFDLGGLHRYGADMRKPVGPMYFASSDLAAEGYQHVDGAIRMGRRTAQAILDSDGASS
- a CDS encoding APC family permease, producing MSTAAHVSTESEDNTTSKGLSGNSVGLVAAVFIGISCIAPAYTLSGALGPTASVVGDHMPAILLVGFIPMLLVAIGYRELNKAMPDSGTTFTWATRAFGPWVGWMGGWGLLAATVLVLSNLAGIAVDFFYLALAQLSGRPELAELARNVPVNIGTCFVFMAAACYISYRGIEATKSLQYGLVTFQVVVLLWFAISALSHVRNGTAFDAHVPSLEWFNPLGVPSMSAFAAGVSLSVFIYWGWDVVLTMSEESTEATVTPGRAATGTIGVIVVLYLIVATATLAFAGTGSGELGLGNESIQENILATLAGPVMGPAAIFMSLAVLASSTASLQSTFVSPARTLLAMGYYGALPARFASISPRFQSPAYATFVSAGISFGFYAIMRAISEAVLWDTITALGMMVCFYYGVTALACVWYFRRTSFQSWRHACTQLICPLLGGVLLLMFFVTTSIDSMDPNYGSGSSLFGLGLVFVLGVAVMALGVATMLLMRVRYPKFFRSGIARVEI
- a CDS encoding efflux RND transporter periplasmic adaptor subunit, yielding MFPIVWMVLVAVIAASLAKMAFFGPTSEAGGNDGAAPSADFDEFAAVAVAKGDITSTLELPATVQADPGATVAATHAGEVNKIWVANGDTISKGDPILQVRAPKESMLAPPAEPAGSDPAAAPAAPVQPKPEFTYHTLYAPRSGTVRALSAVNGQTVEVGANVATLSPGTYSSTAALTPQQHLQLLDRDVAASAELPTSTAPVPCDSPKVEEDETAANAPAADPMNPVEQMGMPGMGGDAPATSSAHLLCPMPSSAKVVPGLSVKVKVDLGSAKGVLTLPTTAVQGVGDQGSVFLLDPVGGEPTAHPVTLGLRGKDTVQVVKGLKAGQKVLQFVPGIDSPEDPMGGGMNGGTGW